The genomic region GACCGTCTGGCCGAGCGTGACCTGCCCGTCGCCGGCGACCACCACCTGATTGCCCTTTCGGACTGAAACGATTGTCGTCATGAAATTCTGAATGCCTTTGGTGGGAAGGAGATGTGTTGGCCTTTATTTAGGATTGCGCGCGCTAAATGCAATGTCGCAGCAAAGCGCCGGGCTTTCCCGTTGCCCGTTAAGCTGCTAGAGCGTGTCCAGCAAAAGTGGAACGCTTTTGCGGTTCGGACACGCGACAAAACAAAGACTTGGAGTATTGAAGCGATTCAAAGAAAAGCTGAAATGCTCTAGAAGCAACCGTCGAAAAACTCCCGAAAAAGGGGCACGCCATGCGCAAGGCAAAGCTCGACCGCAAGACCAACGAGACCGAGATTTCGGTCGCCCTCGATCTGGACGGCACCGGCGTGCACCAGATCGAGACCGGCGTTGGCTTTTTCGATCACATGCTCGACCAGCTCTCGCGCCATTCGCTGATCGACATGGCGATCCATGCCAAGGGGGATCTGCAGATCGACGATCACCACACGGTGGAAGATGTGGGGATCGCCATCGGCCAGGCGCTGAAACAGGCGCTGGGCGACAAGCGCGGCATCATGCGCTACGGGTCGTGCGACCTTGTGATGGACGGAACCAAATCGTCGGTGGCGCTCGATGTGTCGGGCCGGGCGTTTCTCGTCTGGCGCGTAGATTTTTCCGCGCCCAAGATCGGCTCCTTCGATACCGAACTGGTGCGCGAATTCTTCCAGGCGCTGACCATTAACGCCGGGATCACGCTGCACGCGGAAAATCATTACGGCGACAACAACCACCATATCGCCGA from Pelagibacterium sp. 26DY04 harbors:
- the hisB gene encoding imidazoleglycerol-phosphate dehydratase HisB, translated to MRKAKLDRKTNETEISVALDLDGTGVHQIETGVGFFDHMLDQLSRHSLIDMAIHAKGDLQIDDHHTVEDVGIAIGQALKQALGDKRGIMRYGSCDLVMDGTKSSVALDVSGRAFLVWRVDFSAPKIGSFDTELVREFFQALTINAGITLHAENHYGDNNHHIAESLFKALARALRQAIEIDPRSGDQVPSTKGVL